In Populus nigra chromosome 1, ddPopNigr1.1, whole genome shotgun sequence, one genomic interval encodes:
- the LOC133696528 gene encoding glycine-rich RNA-binding protein 4, mitochondrial-like: MQCLNRSVSLPLARRLLARHLSTKLFVGGLSYDTNETVLKDAFGKYGEIIEVKVICHRVYGESKGYGFVQFSSEAAASTALKEMDGQLLDDRNIRVHYAHKWS; the protein is encoded by the exons ATGCAGTGTCTGAATCGAAGTGTCAGTCTGCCCTTAGCCAGACGGTTATTGGCCCGCCACTTATCCACCAAATTATTTGTTGGAG GGCTTTCTTATGACACCAATGAAACTGTTTTAAAGGATGCTTTTGGAAAATATGGTGAAATAATTGAAG TGAAAGTGATATGTCACCGAGTGTATGGTGAATCCAAAGGCTACGGCTTTGTGCAGTTCTCTTCTGAAGCTGCAGCCAGCACAGCTTTGAAAGAAATGGATGGCCAG TTGCTGGATGACCGAAATATCCGTGTGCATTATGCTCATAAGTGGTCATGA
- the LOC133696519 gene encoding organelle RRM domain-containing protein 1, chloroplastic-like yields MSWSLLLAGPSLSNLLVVYCSMSGHTFWERLNCRMSKGTTRYQGSAFKNVNERPPLSSCKLAPHQFVRTVKKKKMAQRIGLQLFVSRLSSYTTNHELKRLFSPFGAVSEARLVVESKTLRPKGFGFVTFESEADAHKALKAMNGRIVNGRLIFVEVAKDTER; encoded by the exons ATGAGCTGGTCCCTTTTATTGGCAGGGCCTTCTTTATCCAACCTACTCGTCGTCTACTGTTCAATGAGTGGCCATACCTTTTGGGAACGATTGAATTGTCGTATGAGCAAAGGGACGACACGGTACCAGGGCAGTGCATTTAAAAATGTCAATGAACGACCGCCGTTATCTAGTTGCAAGCTCGCACCGCACCAGTTTGTCCGgacagtgaagaagaagaaaatggcaCAAAGAATAGGCTTACAGCTCTTTGTCAGCAGATTATCATCATACACGACAAATCATGAGCTCAAAAGGTTGTTTTCTCCCTTCGGTGCTGTTTCGGAAG CTAGACTAGTTGTTGAATCAAAAACTCTCAGGCCGAAAGGGTTTGGTTTTGTTACTTTCGAGTCAGAGGCTGATGCACACAAGGCATTGAAGGCAATGAATGGCAGG ATTGTTAATGGAAGGCTGATCTTTGTTGAAGTTGCGAAGGATACCGAGCGATGA